The Nocardioides sp. S5 genome includes a window with the following:
- a CDS encoding CHRD domain-containing protein produces MFDTRKKRFAIAGAVAATAVTAAVIPMGMAVAGHTNDVLEADLTGRAEVGTSNRLAGDPNGRGEAYVFGVDGDPTTLCYVLTVDKVGTPVAAHIHEGAAGTNGPVVVNLAAPADGNAADCLTEGEAGKFVGDQTVAEILADPRSYYVNVHNVEYPGGAVRGQLAAER; encoded by the coding sequence ATGTTCGACACCAGGAAGAAGCGCTTCGCGATCGCGGGCGCGGTTGCAGCGACGGCCGTCACGGCAGCCGTGATTCCGATGGGCATGGCCGTCGCCGGCCACACCAACGACGTGCTCGAGGCGGACCTGACCGGCCGCGCCGAGGTCGGCACCAGCAACCGGCTGGCCGGGGACCCCAACGGCAGGGGCGAGGCCTACGTCTTCGGAGTCGACGGCGACCCGACCACGCTCTGCTACGTGCTGACGGTCGACAAGGTCGGCACCCCCGTGGCGGCACACATCCATGAGGGAGCCGCCGGCACGAACGGTCCGGTGGTGGTCAACCTGGCCGCACCTGCCGACGGCAACGCGGCCGACTGCCTGACCGAGGGCGAGGCGGGCAAGTTCGTCGGGGACCAGACCGTCGCGGAGATCCTGGCCGACCCGCGCAGCTACTACGTGAACGTGCACAACGTCGAGTACCCGGGCGGCGCGGTCCGCGGGCAGCTGGCGGCCGAGCGCTGA
- a CDS encoding SDR family oxidoreductase, producing MSTILITGASSGLGAEMARQLAALGHDLALCARRTDRLDALAVEITTAHPQSRVGIKALDVTDHDSVFRVFEEFREELGGIDKVVVNAGLGKGQPLGTGRFDANRETAETNFIGALAQTEAAAQIFRAQNSGHLVMVSSFSALRGMPRNITTYAATKAAVAHLAEGFRADMHGTPIKVTVLYPGYIVSEMSGTSAKTPLMASTEKGVRAMVEAIEKEKKSAVVPAWPWVPLGFAIKRVPLGVLRKMS from the coding sequence ACGACCTCGCGCTGTGCGCACGGCGTACGGACCGGCTCGACGCGCTCGCCGTCGAGATCACCACCGCACACCCGCAGTCGCGCGTGGGCATCAAGGCGCTCGACGTCACCGACCACGACTCCGTCTTCCGCGTCTTCGAGGAGTTCCGCGAGGAGCTCGGCGGCATCGACAAGGTCGTCGTCAACGCCGGCCTCGGCAAGGGCCAGCCGCTGGGCACCGGGCGCTTCGACGCCAACCGCGAGACCGCGGAGACCAACTTCATCGGCGCGCTGGCCCAGACCGAGGCTGCGGCGCAGATCTTCCGGGCGCAGAACTCCGGCCACCTGGTGATGGTCTCGAGCTTCTCCGCCCTGCGCGGCATGCCGCGCAACATCACGACGTACGCCGCCACCAAGGCCGCGGTCGCGCACCTCGCCGAGGGCTTCCGCGCCGACATGCACGGCACCCCGATCAAGGTGACGGTGCTCTACCCGGGCTACATCGTCTCGGAGATGTCCGGCACCTCGGCCAAGACTCCGCTGATGGCCTCGACCGAGAAGGGCGTGCGCGCCATGGTCGAGGCGATCGAGAAGGAGAAGAAGTCCGCCGTCGTGCCGGCCTGGCCCTGGGTGCCGCTCGGGTTCGCCATCAAGCGGGTGCCGCTGGGCGTGCTGCGGAAGATGAGCTAG